In a genomic window of Phacochoerus africanus isolate WHEZ1 chromosome 6, ROS_Pafr_v1, whole genome shotgun sequence:
- the S100A13 gene encoding protein S100-A13 has protein sequence MAAEPLTELEMAIETVVTTFFNFAGREGRKGSLSIDEFKELVTQQLPHLLKDVGSLDEKMKSLDVNQDSELKFNEYWRLIGELAKEIRKEKALGIRKK, from the exons ATGGCAGCTGAGCCACTGACTGAGCTGGAGATGGCCATTGAGACGGTGGTCACCACCTTCTTCAACTTTGCAGGGCgagaggggaggaagggcagcCTCAGCATCGATGAGTTTAAGGAACTGGTCACTCAGCAGTTGCCTCACCTGCTCAAG GATGTGGGCTCCTTAGATGAGAAGATGAAGAGCTTGGATGTGAATCAGGACTCAGAGCTCAAATTCAATGAGTACTGGAGACTGATTGGGGAGCTGGCCAAGGAGATCAGGAAGGAGAAGGCCCTGGGAATCCGGAAGAAGTGA
- the S100A14 gene encoding protein S100-A14 has translation MGQCRSANAEDAQEFSDVERAIETLIKNFHQYSVEGGKETLTPSELRDLVTQQLPHLMPSNCGLEEKIANLGSCNDSKLEFGSFWELIGEAAKSVKLESPVRGS, from the exons ATGGGACAGTGTCGGTCAGCCAACGCGGAG GATGCCCAGGAATTCAGTGACGTGGAGAGGGCCATTGAGACCCTGATCAAGAACTTCCACCAGTATTCggtggagggtgggaaggagACGCTGACCCCCTCCGAGCTACGGGACCTGGTCACCCAGCAGCTGCCCCACCTCATGCCG AGCAACTGCGGGCTGGAAGAGAAGATTGCCAACCTGGGCAGCTGTAACGACTCTAAACTGGAGTTTGGGAGCTTCTGGGAGCTGATTGGAGAAGCAGCCAAGAGCGTGAAGCTGGAGAGTCCTGTCCGGGGAAGCTGA
- the S100A16 gene encoding protein S100-A16: MADSYTELEKAVVVLVENFYKYVSKHSLVKNKISKSSFRKMLQKELNHMLTDTGNRKAADKLIQNLDANHDGRISFDEYWTLIGGITSPIANLIRQQEQQSSS; this comes from the exons ATGGCAGACAGCTACACGGAGCTGGAGAAGGCGGTCGTCGTCCTGGTGGAAAACTTCTACAAATATGTGTCCAAGCACAGCCTGGTCAAGAACAAGATCAGCAAGAGTAGCTTCCGGAAGATGCTTCAGAAAGAGCTCAACCATATGCTGACG GACACGGGGAACCGGAAGGCTGCTGACAAGCTTATCCAGAACCTGGATGCCAATCATGATGGGCGCATCAGCTTTGATGAGTACTGGACCTTGATAGGGGGCATCACGAGCCCCATCGCCAACCTCATCCGCCAGCAGGAACAGCAAAGCAGCAGCTAG